The genome window GCCCCCGTGCCGCCATAGGCCGCAGGCTCTGAAGCGTGTCAATCTTCGGGGCCTGCGGCCTCGTGTTTCGTCGGTACGGAACTTGCTCATCTTCGCCCCGACATGGCCGCCCACCCCGGGCGGCCGCCCACGAGGAGGGGACGAGGATGACACGCTCGCATGCCCGTTGGCTCGTCACGCTCGCGCCGGCCGTCGTCGCAGTCGCGTCCGCGGCGCCCGCGCTCACGAAGGAAGAGCAGCCGTGCGCGTTCTCGTGACCGAGCGCATCTCCGACGAGGGGATGGCCGTGCTCTCCGCCTCGCTCGAGGCGGACGCCGCTCCGTGCGCCTCCCGCGCCGAGCTTCTCGACCGCGTCGCCCGCTGCGACGGCCTCGTCGTGCGGAGCCACACGCTCGTGGACCGCGAGCTCCTCGACCGCGCGCCGCGCCTGCGCGTCGTGGGGCGGGCGGGCGTCGGCGTGGACAACATCGACGTCGCGTACGCCACGGAACGCGGCGTGATGGTCGTGAACGCGCCGGAGAGCAACATCGTCTCCGCCGCGGAGCACACGCTCGCCCTCATGCTCGCGCTCGCGCGCGACCTCCCGGCCTCGGACGCCGCGCTCAAGGGCGGCGAGTGGCCGAAGCCGGGCCGGCACGGGGTCGAGCTCTTCGGGAAGACGCTCGGCATCGTCGGTCTGGGGCGCGTGGGCTCGATGGTCGCGGTGCGGGCCGCGGCGTTCGGGATGAAGGTGGTCGCGTACGATCCGTACATCGCGCTCGAGCGATTCGAGGCGTTCGGCGCCGAGCGCGCCGAGACGCTCGACGAGCTGGTGCGCCGGGCCGACTACCTGAGCGTGCACACGCCGAAGACAGACGAGACCTACGGGATGGTCGGCGCGCGTGAGCTTGCGCTCGCGCGACCTGGGCTCCGCGTCGTCAACTGCGCGCGCGGCGGCATCGTGAGCGAGGACGCGCTCGTGGACGCGCTGCGCTCGGGCCGCGTCGCCGCGGCCGGCGTGGACGTGTTCGACCACGAACCGCTCACGACGCACCCGCTCTTCTCGTTCCCGCAGGTCATCGTGACGCCGCACCTCGGCGGCTCGACGGAGGAGGCGCAGGCGCGCGTCGGCGTCACGGTCGCCGAGCAGGTCGTCGAGGCGCTCGGCGGGCGGCTCCCGAAGCACGCGCTCAACATGCCGCTTCCGGACAGCGAGACCATGGCGTTCGTGCGGCCCTTCCTGCCGCTTGCCGAGGCGATGGGAAGCGCGTTCACCCAGCTCTTCGGGCTTCCGCTCGGCGGGGTCGAGGTGCGGTTCGGCGGCGAGCTCGGCCGCTACCGCACCGAGATCGCGACGTCGGCGTTCCTCAAAGGGCTTCTCGCGTCCGTCGAGGGCGACCAGGTGAACCTGGTCAACGGGCGCGCTGTCGCGAAGAGGCGCGGCATCCGCGTGACGGAGTCGCGGACCACCGAGTGCGGCGCGTACACGAGCCTGGTCACCGCGTGCGGCGGGGACGGTCGGGCGCGGACGCTCTCGGGCACGCTGCTCGGCCGCGCGGGCGCGCGGATCACCGAGGTGGACGGGTTCGAGGTGGACCTGCCGCCGAGCGGCGACGTCGTCGTGTGCTGGTTCGACGCGCGGGCCGTCTGCGAGCCGGGCGTCGTCGGGCGCGTCGGCACGTTGCTCGGTCGCGCGGGTCTCAACATCTCTCGGATGGAAGTCGGGCGCGAGGTCGTGGGCGAGCGGGCCATCATGGTCATCTCGCTCGGCGACGCGGCGGCGCCCGAGACGCTCGCCTCGCTGGAGGGCGTCGAGGAGCTCTGCGAGGTCAAACTGGCGAGGTTTCCAGGGAGGGACACATGGACGCACGGAAGATCATCCTGAGCGAGAAGGACATCCCGAGGGCCTGGTACAACGTGGCCCCCGACCTGCCGCGGCCGCTCGATCCGCCGCTTCATCCGCAGACGCGGCAGCCGCTCGGCCCCGGCGACCTCGAACCGCTCTTCCCGATGGACCTCATCATGCAGGAGGTCTCGCGGGAGCCCGAGATCGCGATCCCCGAGGAGGTGCTCGAGATCTACTCGCTGTGGCGGCCGAGCCCGCTCGTGCGCGCGCGGCGTCTCGAGGCGGAGCTCAGGACGCCGGCGCGGATCTACTACAAGAACGAGGGGGTGAGCGCCGCGGGCAGCCACAAGCCCAACACCTCCGTTCCGCAGGCCTACTACAACAAGAAGGCCGGCGTGAAGCGCCTCACGACCGAGACGGGCGCGGGGCAGTGGGGGAGCGCGCTCTCGTTCGCGTGCAACTGCTTCGGGCTGGACTGCACGGTCTACATGGTGAAGGTGAGCTACGAGCAGAAGCCGTATCGCCGGTCGCTCATGCGCATTTGGGGCGCGGACGTGTTCCCCAGCCCGAGCCCGCAGACCGACATCGGGCGGAGAATCCTCGAGGCCGACCCCGACTGCCCCGGCTCGCTCGGCATCGCGATCAGCGAGGCGGTCTTCGACGCGGCGACGCACGACGACGCGAAGTACGCGCTCGGGAGCGTGCTCAATCACGTCCTCCTGCACCAGACCGTCATCGGGCTCGAGACGAAGAAGCAGCTCGCGCTTGCCGGCGAGAAGGCGGACGTCGTCATCGGCTGCGTGGGCGGCGGCAGCAACTTCAGCGGCCTCGCGCTCCCGTTCGTGCGCGACAAGGCCGCAGGATCGAAGGTGCGGCTTGTCGCCGTCGAGCCGAAGGCGTGCCCGACGCTCACGAAGGGCGTCTTCGCGTACGACTACGGCGACACCGCGAAGATGGCGCCGCTCGTGAAGATGTACACCCTGGGTCACGCGTTCGTGCCGCCGCGCATCCACGCCGGCGGGCTGCGGTACCACGGCGACTCGCCCATCCTGAGCCTCCTCGTGAAGGAGGGGATCGTCGAGCCCGTCGCCTACTCGCAGAACGAGGTGTTCGAGGCCGCGCTCCTGTTCGCGCGGACCGAGGGCATCGTGCCCGCGCCGGAGACGTCGCACGCCCTCAAGGCCGCCGTGGACGAGGCCGTGCGGTGCCGTGAGGCGCGCGAGGCGAAGACCATCGTCGTCGGGTTCTCGGGGCACGGGCACTTCGACATGGCCGCGTACGACGCGTACCTGGCCGGCACGCTCGAGGACTACGAGATGAACCCCGAGACGCTCGCCCGCGCCCTGCGGGATTCGGGGGTGGAGGGGTAGGCCCGTTCTCGTGGTACAATCGATGCGGCGCCCGGGTGCTGTGCCTCGCGCCAGAGGAGGAGCATCATGCGCACGCGTCGTCCGTTCGTGGCGGGGTCGGCGGTCTTCGCGGCGGTCGTCGCCGCGCTCGCTCTCAGCGCGGCGTCCGCCGCGGCCGGCCCCTGGTTCTCCGATGAGCTTCTCGCGCCGAGGCTGGGGCAGCCGGCGCTGCGCACGCCCGGCGAGTCCTTCACCGCGTACGTTGCCCTCGGCGGGACCTTCGCCGTCGGCGACGTGACGGCCTCGCTCGCTGCCGACGACGGCGCGCAGCACGCCGTCACCACGGTCTCGATCACCGCGCGCTCGATCGTCCCCGGCAACGACCTCGACGTGATGCTCTACGCGACGGGGCTCTCGACCGTCCAGGAGATCGTGCTCCAACTTCCCGCCGGCACGCCCGCGGGCTTCTACGGCATCTCGATCGGCCTTTCGGGAACATCCTACGCGTCCGTGTCGGCCGTCCGTGTGTACGACGCGTACCCGGGGAGCTGGGGCTTCCTCCACGCCACCGACGCGCACGTGGGGTACGTGGGGAGCGCGTACTCGTCGCTTGCGCGGCTGCAGGCGTTCGTGAGGGAGGCCAACTTCCTGAACCCTGAGCTCGTCGTCATCACCGGCGACCTCTGCGACGACCAGAACGCGGGACACGACTGGCCGTCGCAGTTCCTCGGCGCGGTGGCGGGACTCCGCGTGCCCGTGTACGTGGTTCCCGGCAATCACGACTACTACAACAACGGGGAGAGCTACAACTCGGGCGGGCCGATGCGGTACTTCCAGGAGATCAACCGGTTCGAGAACTCGGTCGTGACGCTGGGCGGCGCGCGGTTCTACGGGGTCACGACGCAGTACGACCACGGGCTCCTTCAGCTCTACCGCTGCCACGGGCCGTCCACCGAGGGGCTCACCTGGATCCAGTCCGACCTCGCGGGCCCTGGGTCTTCGGGCCACCCGCGGTTCCTTCTCATGCACGGGCCGAACTACGACCGGTGGGTGTGGAACACGACGAACACCGCCGCCGTACGCGACCTCATGACGAGCGGCGGCTTCGCTCTCGCGCTTGCCGGCCACACGCACCGGTTCGAGACCTACAGGAACACCGGCTCCAACTCGTTCGGCCGCGACGACTACGCAAGCGGCAGCGACTGGGGCCGGGACGTGGCGTTCCCCGGCTTCCCGCTGCACGTGCAGACGTCCGCGCTCGGGAAGGCCGAGGGCGAGGACAAGGCCGGTCCCGCTGATCCGGCGGACGCCGTTGAGCCGCCCGCGTCGCGCGGTCCGTACGGAAGCCGCGTCTGCTGGCGGTGGGTGCAGGTGGACGGCACCGACGTCGCCTTCTTCACGGCCGACACCGACGGCGACGGCTACCGGAGCACCGAGACGCCGTGGGACCTCGGGAATCTCACGTTCTCGGTGCAGACGGACGGAGGCGGCGTCATCACGTCGAGCGTGACCAACCAGCACCGCGAGACCTGGCACGGCGTCCGGCACTACGTTCCGGCGGACCCGGAGGCGGACTACGACGTCGAGGGCGGAACGCTCGTGCGGCGGCTGCCCGACGGCAGCGCGGTGGTCGCGGTCGAGTCGGTCGCGCCGCTTTCGGTCTCGACGGTCGTGCTCACCCCGCGCGAGACAGGCGTCGCGGATGGCGAGTTCGCGGTCCGGCTCCGGCACGCGAGCCCGAACCCGTTCAACCCGGAGACGCACATCTCGTTCGAGCTCCCGCGGGCCTGCCGCGTGACGCTCGACGTCCGCTCCGTGGACGGGCGGCGCGTCGCCACGCTCGTGGACGGGCCGAGGGTCGCGGGCGCGCACTCGGTCGTCTGGCGCGGGCGCGACGACGCGGGCGCCGAGGTCGCAAGCGGCGTGTACTTCGTGCGTCTCTCGGCATGCGGGCGCGAGGCGCGGGGGCAGGTCACGCTCGTGAAGTGAGCTGCGGACCGCTGGATGGGGGTTCGACCGGAGGCGCTCGTGGGGCTCTTCAGCCGGAAGTCGAAGCGGACGCTCGTCATCGGACTCGACGGCGTGCCGCACGCGCTCCTCGTGCGGCTCGCGGCCGAGGGCGTGATGCCCAACACCGCGCGGCTGCTCCTGCTCGGCCACCTCTCGAAGATGAAGGTGACGCTCCCCGAGATCTCCGCGGTCTCGTGGCCCTCGTTCATGACGGGCGCGAATCCCGGCACGCACGGCATCTTCGGGTTCGTGGACCTCAAGCCCGGGTCGTACGAGCTTCGGTTCCCGGGTTTCCGCGACCTCAGGGTCCCCACGCTGTGGGACCGTCTGGGGGAACGGGGCAAGCGCTCCGTCGTCATCAACCAGCCCTCGACGTACCCGGCGCGCGAGATCCCCGGGGTGCTGGTCTCGGGGTTCGTCGCCATCTCGCTCCGGAAGGCCGTCTGGCCCCCGACGGCGCTCGCGCCGCTCGAGAAGATGGGCTACGAGATCGACATCGACACCGCGCGGGCGCGCGGCGACCACGCGTACCTCATCGGCGCGCTCGACTCGACGCTCGAGCGGCGACGGAGCGCCGTGGACCACTTCTGGAAGGAGCCGTGGGACCTCTTCGAGGTGGTCGTGACGGGCACCGACAGGCTCCACCACTACCTGTGGAACGCGCTTGACGACGCGTCGCATCCGCACCACGGCGCGTTCCTCGACTACTACCGCAAGGTGGACGCGTTCGTCGGCGAGCTCGCCGCGAGGTTCGCGAGGGACTCGGGGCGCGACGAGGAGGGCGAGGGGCTCTTCCTGCTCTCCGACCACGGGTTCACCGGCATCGTGCAGGAGGTGCGCGTCGCGCGGTGGCTCGTCGAGAACGGGTATCTCGCGTTCGAGAAGGACCCGCCCGGTTCGCTCGACGACATCGCGCCGTCGTCGAAGGCGTTCGTGCTCGACCCCGGGCGCGTCTTCGTGCATCGGAAGGGCCGCTTCCCGAAGGGGAGCGTGGACGACGCCGACGCCCGCGCCGTCGCCGCCGAGATCAAGGCCGGTCTCTCCAAGCTTCGCTGGGAGGGAAGGCCCGTCGTCGAGCGCGTGTTCGAGCGCGACGAGATCTACTCCGGGCCCGAGACGCCGAACGCGGCCGACCTCGTGGTGGTCGGGCACCACGGCTTCGACATGAAGGGGACCATCAGAGAGCCCCAGCTCTTCGGGCGGACCAACCTCACCGGCGCGCACACCTGGGACGACGCGTTCTTCTGGTCGCTCAGGGCCGCGCCGCCCGACCTCGACATCACGAAGCTCGCCGGGATCGTCGAGGGGAGCCTCGCGTAGCGGCCGGACCGTCGGCATCCGGCCGGGATCGTCGGCCGGAATACCGCTTGCGTCCCGCCCCGGCGCTCCCGTAGAATCCCCACCAGCCGCGCCGCCCGGCTTCTTCTTCGCGATTCCCGCACAGGGACGACGATGGTAAGGTCCGCCCCGATGGGGCGGGCCCGCGAGGGCCATGCCGCGGCCCGCGGGACGGCGGACGGGCCGCGCCGAGGCGTGCGACGATGCACTGGGACGACATCCTCATCGAAGAGGACGAGACGGAGGTCAAGCGGATCCCGCTCCGGGCGATGCTCGGGCGGCTCCTTCCGCTCCTGCGTCCGCACGTCCGGACGCTCGTCTGGTCCGCGCTCCTCCTTCTGGTGACGGTCGCCGCCGAGCTCGGCGGCCCGCTCATCATCCGGCGCGTGCTCGACACGGACATCCCCGCGAGCAACGCGCGCGGCGTGCTCGCCATGGGGCTCCTCTACGCGGGCCTCTACGCGGTGGGGATGGTCGCCGCGTACTTCCAGATCGTCCTCGTCTCGAAGGTCGGCCTCGCGGTCGTGATGGGCCTGCGCGAGCGCGCGTTCTCGCACCTCATGGGCCTGTCGCTCGGGTACTTCGACAAGAACCCGCCTGGCCGTCTCATGGCGCGCGTCGAGAGCGACGTCGAGCGCCTCAGGCAGCTCTTCTCCGACGTCGCGATGACGCTCGTGCGGAACGCCGTGCTTCTGGGCGGCACGCTCACCGTGATGCTCCTCGCGAACCCCGCCGTGACGGTTGCGATCCTCGTGTTCATGGCGCCGATCGTGTTCGCGACGTACTTCTTCCTGCGGTACATCCGGCGGGCGTTTCGGACCATCCGGAAGCTCTTCGCGCGGATCTCGGCGTTCCTCGTCGAGTACATCCAGGGGATCCCGATCCTCCAGATCTACGGGTACACCGAGAAGGCGAAGATGGACCTCGTGCGCCTCAACCGCGACAAGTACTCGCGCGAGACGCGCGTGTATCTCCGCGAGTACGCGTTCTGGGGCGCGTTCTCGTCGATCGAGATCGCGGCGATCATGCTCATCATCTGGATCGGCGCGCGGCACCACTTCGGCGTCGTGATGACCGTCGGCACGCTCGTGCTCTTCATCGAGTACGCGAGGCGGCTCTTCTTCCCGCTCGTGCAGTTCTCCGAGCAGCTCGACTTCATCCAGCAGGCGTTCGCGTCGGCCGACCGCGTGTTCGGCGTGCTCGACACGCCGTCGCGGACGCCCGATTTGCCGGACGCCATCGAGACGGTGCCCGCGGACTGGCGGGAGATCGCGTTCGAGGACGTCGCCTTCTCGTACGACGGGGGCGCGCAGGCGCTCAAGGGCGTGAGTTTCCGCATCCCGCGCGGGCAGAAGGTCGCGCTGGTCGGGCTGTCGGGTGGCGGGAAGACGACGGTCACGAACCTCCTGCTCAGGTTCTACGAGGCGTCGAGCGGCCGGGTGACGCTCGACGGCGTGGACATCCGGGAGTACCGGCAGCGGGCGTGGCGGCAGAAGACGGGGCTCGTGCTCCAGGACATCCACCTGTTCCCGGGGAGCCTCCGCGAGAACCTCAAGGTTCTCCGGGACGACATCTCGGACGAGGCGCTCGAGCGCGCGATGCGGGTCGCGCAGGCGGACGGGATGGTGAGGCGGCTGCCGCAAGGGTACGAGACCGAGCTCTCCGAGGGCGGCGCGAACCTCTCGATGGGCGAGCGCCAGCTCCTGTGCTTCGCGCGCGCCATCGTGAACGACCCCGACATCCTCGTGCTCGACGAGGCGACCTCGTCGGTGGACCCGGCGACCGAGCGAAGGCTGCAGGACTCGCTTGAGCACGTGCTCGCGGGGCGGACCTCGCTCATCGTGGCGCACCGCCTCGCGACCATCACGACGGTGGACCGCATCCTCGTGCTCCACGAGGGCAGGCTCGTCGAGGAGGGCACGCACGACGAGCTGTACGCGAAGGACGGGATCTACCGCGACCTCTTCGACCTGCAGTTTGCGGCGCAGGCGGGGACGACGTAGTCCCGGCCGCGCCGGCGGAACGGGAGAACACAGGAAGGAGCGTGCGATGCTCCTCCATGTGATGGTTCTCGTGGCGGCCATGCTCCCCGCGAGCGTGCTGCACGACAACGGCCCGGTGGTAAACAGCCCTGCGACCGGCTACGGGGGGGCGGACGAGTCGCGCTGCCAGGACACGTCCCTCGGGATGAACACACTCGGCTTCAACCACCAGACCACCGGCGTCTTCGTGATCGCCGACGACTTCGAGGTCCCGACGTGCGGGTGGACGGTGAGCGCCGTCCTCTTCTTCGCGTACCAGACCAACGCGCCCACGAGCCCGTCCACGATCACCGAGGTCCGCTTCGAGATCTTCGATGACGTTCCGGGATCGCCCGGAGCGGACGTCGTGTACGGGGACCTCACCACGAACCGTCTCACGTCGAGCGAGTGGCTCCAGTGCTATCGGGTGTACGAGACGACGAGCGGGAACAACGCGCGGCCCATCATGCTGAACCGGTGCGACCTGCCGACTCCCGTCACGCTCGGGCCGGGCGTCTACTGGATCGCCTGGAAGTCCGGGGGCTCGCTCGCCTCGGGCCCGTTCGCGCCGCCCATCTCGATCACGGGCGAGACGACGACCGGCAACGCCCTGCAGTTCAACGGCAGCGTCTGGGCACAGGCGGCCGACGGGGTGACACACACTCAGCAGGGCTTCCCGTTCCTCCTCGAGGGCGCCCCTTCGCCCGTCGAGCCGACGACGTGGGGATCGGTGAAGGCGATGTTCAGGTAGGAGGCGCGGCGGCGCCGGCCGCCGCGAGCGGAGCACGATGAACGCTGACGCGACAGCGGGAGGCAGGATCGACCGCGAGGCCCCGAGGCTCTCGTTCCGGGAGCACGTCCGGTGGCTGTGGCGCTACTGGCGGCCGCACCGGCACATCCTCGTCGCGCTCGCGTTCTTCACGCTCGTCTCGACGACCGTCGCGGTCGCGTATCCGCTCGTGTTCCGCTGGGTGCTCGACCGGGTGGCGGGCGTGTTCGAGGCGGGCGCGGCGGCCGACGTCGGCCGCGTCATGCTCGCGCTCCTGGTCATCCTCGTCGGCAACTTCGTCGCGCGCCTCTACCCGGCGGCGCGCGCCATGATGAACGCGCGCCTCGAGCGCGACATCCGCGACGACGTCTTCGCCGAGATCATGAACAAGGACTACCGATTCCACCACCGGTTCCTGACCGGCGACGTCGTCACGCGCCTCACGGACGACCTCAACGAGTTCCCGAAGGTCGCGTGGTTCGGCTGCTCGGGCATCTTCCGCGCGGTCGAGTCCGGCTCGCGCCTCATCTTCTGCGTGGTCGCCATGGTCGTCATGAGTCCGAAGCTCACGGCGCTCTCGGTGATCCCGCTCCCCATCATGATGTGGATCTTCTACGGGCTCCGGCACCGGATGCGCCACTACATGGAGGCGGCGCAGCAGTCGGTCTCGAAGACGAACAACCTGCTCGAGTCCGTCTTCACGGGCATCCGGATCGTCAAGGCGTTCAGCGCGGAGCGCGCGCAGTCGGGGCGGCTGTCCGACATCCTGAGGGAGCGGCTCGAGACCCTCCTGGGGCTCGTGAAGCTCCAGATCGTCATGTTCTCGCTCGACAACTTCGCGGCACGCGTGTGCCAGATGGTCGTCATCGCGTACGGCGGGTTCCTCGTCATCCGCGGCGAGCTCACCATCGGGACCATCTACGCGTTCTACGTGTATCTCGACATGCTGACCGGCCCCATGATGGACGTGCCGTTCGTGTTCATGACCGGACAGCAGGCGTTCGTGTCCATCGACCGCGTGGAGGAGGTGCGGACGTTCCCGGTCGTCGAGAAGCGGCCGGCCGGCGCGCCGCTCGAGGGCGTCGGCGAGATCGCGTTCGACGGCGTGTCGTTCTCGTACGATGGGTCGCGGAAGAACCTCGACGGCGTGTCGTTCCGGGCGAAGGCGGGCACGCGCGTGGCCGTCGTCGGCCCGGTCGCGTGCGGGAAGTCCACCGTCCTCAAGCTCCTCGCGGGCATCATGGGCCCGACCGAGGGGCGGATCCTCGTGGACGGCAGACCCCTCGGGGAGTGCGACTGGGACTCGTACCGCAGGTCGCTCGGGTACGTTCCGCAGGAGGCGCTCCTCTTCTCGCAGAGCATCGAGGACAACGTGCTCTTCGACCGCAGGCCGGATGGCGACCCGGGGGTGTGGGCGAGGCACTGCCTGTCGGTCGCGCAGATGGACGCCGACCTGGCGGCGCTCCCGGGCGGCGTCTCGACCGTCGTGGGGCAGAAGGGCGCGCTCGTCTCGGGCGGGCAGAAGCAGCGCATCGCGATCGCGAGGGCGCTCGCGGGGAAGCCGCGCGTGCTCCTGCTCGACGACTGCACGGCGGCGCTCGATGCGCACAACGAGGCGCGGTTCTGGTCGCGGCTGGACGAGGAGTTCGGGGACGTCATCTGCTTCGTGGTGTCGCACCGGCTCTCGACCATCCGCCTGGCGGACACGGTCCTCGTGCTCGACAACGGGCGGCTCGTGGACCACGGGACGCACGACGAGCTCGTGGCGCGGTCGGCGGTGTACCGCGAGTTCCTGCTCGCCGAGGAGCGGAAGGCGCATCTGGGGGTGGAAGGGGACGTCGAGACCACCTCTTGAGGCCCGCTGGCGGCGGGGTTATAGTGGAGACACGGCCCAGGTCGGGGGCGCGGTCTAGGCAGAGAGGCGATGCGCCGAGTCCGGAAACCAGCTCTCATCGCGGCCGCGGTCACCGCGGCCGTTCTGCACCCGGCCGCGGCGCACGCCTACGTAGGTCCGGGCGCCGGGTTCGCCGTCGTGGGCTCGCTCGGCGTCGTGCTCATCGCGTTCTTCCTCGCGCTGGCGTCGCTCGTCTCGTGGCCGTTCCGCGCCCTCGGGCGCGCGGCGCGCGGGCGCCGGCTCCGCGGCAAGGCGTCGGTCCGGCGCGCGATCGTGCTCGGCCTCGACGGCCTCGACCCCGTGCTCGTCACGCGCTTCATGAACGAGGGGAAGCTCCCGCACTTCAGCGCCCTCGCCGCGGAGGGTTCGTTCCTCCCGCTTGAGACCTCGTGCCCCTCGATGTCGCCGGTCGCGTGGTCCACGTTCGCGACGGGCGTGGACGCGTCGCGCCACAACATCTTCGACTTCCTCGGGCGCGACGAGCGGACCTACCTGCCGCTCCTGTCGTCCACGCGCATCACGAACCCGAGCCGGACGCTCCGCCTCGGCCGCTACCGCGTCCCGCTCGGCAAGCCCTCCATCCGCCTCATGCGGAAGAGCCGCACGTTCTGGAGCGCGCTCGACGACGCGCTCGTCCCGTGCCACGTGCTCCGCGTCCCCATCACGTTCCCGCCCGAGCGGCTGCGAAACGGCGTCATGCTCTCGGCGATGTGCGTGCCCGACCTCCGCGGGTCGCAGGGGAGCTTCACGTTCTTCACGACGGACGCCGAGAGGGCCCGGAAGCACACGGGCGGCGAGGTGCTTCTCGTCGAGCGCCACGGCGACGTCGTCGTTGGCGAGCTGCCCGGGCCGGCCAACCCGTTCACCGAGGAGCATGAGGAGCTCACGGTTCCGTTCATCGCGCGCGTCGAGGAGGGCGGCAACCGCGTGTGGCTCGACTTCGGCGGGAACGAGCTCTCGCTCGCGGTTCGGGAGTACTCCGACTGGATCACCGTGACCTTCCGCCCCGGGCTCGCCGTGAAGGTGAAGGGCATCGTGCGCCTCTACGTGACGAGCGTCGCGCCGCACTTCGAGCTCTACGTCACGCCCATCAACATCGACCCGGCAAGCCCGGCGATGCCCATCTCGGAGCCGGGCATGTTCGCGGAGTACCTGGCGAAGCTCCAGGGGCCCTACGCGACGCTCGGTCTGGCCGAGGACACCTGGGCGCTCAACGAGCGCGTCCTTTCCGAGGCGGCGTTCCTCGAGCAGACGTACCTCATCCACGACGAGCGCGAGAGGATGTTCCTGAACTCGCTAGCGAAGAACCGCGGCGGCCTCACGGTCGTCGTGTTCGACGCGACGGACCGCATCCAGCACGCGTTCTTCCGGTACCTCGACGACCGACACCCCGCCAACCGCGGGAAGGACACGACGGCGCACCGGGGCGCGATCGAGGAGCTCTATGTCCGCATGGACAAGCTCCTCGCGCGCGTCATGGAGCGCGTGGACGAGAAGACCCTCCTCATGGTCATCTCGGACCACGGGTTCAAGTCCTTCCGCCGAGGCGTGAACCTCAACCGGTGGTTCATCGAGAACGGGTACATGGCCGCGGCCGACGGCGCGGTCGGCGAGTACCTCGCCGGCGTGGACTGGTCGCGGACGCGCGCGTACCAGCTGGGGCTCTCCGGCGTCTACCTCAACCGGAAGGGCCGCGAGGCGAAGGGCGTCGTCGCGAGGGACGAGGTGAGCGCGCTGAAGCGGGAGCTCAGGGCGAAGCTCGAGGGACTCAAGGACCCCGTCACCGGCGAGACCGCCATCACGTCGGTCTACGACGTCG of Candidatus Effluviviaceae Genus I sp. contains these proteins:
- a CDS encoding alkaline phosphatase family protein, producing the protein MRRVRKPALIAAAVTAAVLHPAAAHAYVGPGAGFAVVGSLGVVLIAFFLALASLVSWPFRALGRAARGRRLRGKASVRRAIVLGLDGLDPVLVTRFMNEGKLPHFSALAAEGSFLPLETSCPSMSPVAWSTFATGVDASRHNIFDFLGRDERTYLPLLSSTRITNPSRTLRLGRYRVPLGKPSIRLMRKSRTFWSALDDALVPCHVLRVPITFPPERLRNGVMLSAMCVPDLRGSQGSFTFFTTDAERARKHTGGEVLLVERHGDVVVGELPGPANPFTEEHEELTVPFIARVEEGGNRVWLDFGGNELSLAVREYSDWITVTFRPGLAVKVKGIVRLYVTSVAPHFELYVTPINIDPASPAMPISEPGMFAEYLAKLQGPYATLGLAEDTWALNERVLSEAAFLEQTYLIHDERERMFLNSLAKNRGGLTVVVFDATDRIQHAFFRYLDDRHPANRGKDTTAHRGAIEELYVRMDKLLARVMERVDEKTLLMVISDHGFKSFRRGVNLNRWFIENGYMAAADGAVGEYLAGVDWSRTRAYQLGLSGVYLNRKGREAKGVVARDEVSALKRELRAKLEGLKDPVTGETAITSVYDVAAMMNGPYAENAPDLIIGYNVGYRASWDGAVGKSADAVFEDNTKAWSGDHCIDYKLAPGVLFCNRKVLAARPRLMDIGPSVLEAFGVPTPEHMQGRSVFSEPEPGGVEGGA
- a CDS encoding ABC transporter ATP-binding protein; amino-acid sequence: MNADATAGGRIDREAPRLSFREHVRWLWRYWRPHRHILVALAFFTLVSTTVAVAYPLVFRWVLDRVAGVFEAGAAADVGRVMLALLVILVGNFVARLYPAARAMMNARLERDIRDDVFAEIMNKDYRFHHRFLTGDVVTRLTDDLNEFPKVAWFGCSGIFRAVESGSRLIFCVVAMVVMSPKLTALSVIPLPIMMWIFYGLRHRMRHYMEAAQQSVSKTNNLLESVFTGIRIVKAFSAERAQSGRLSDILRERLETLLGLVKLQIVMFSLDNFAARVCQMVVIAYGGFLVIRGELTIGTIYAFYVYLDMLTGPMMDVPFVFMTGQQAFVSIDRVEEVRTFPVVEKRPAGAPLEGVGEIAFDGVSFSYDGSRKNLDGVSFRAKAGTRVAVVGPVACGKSTVLKLLAGIMGPTEGRILVDGRPLGECDWDSYRRSLGYVPQEALLFSQSIEDNVLFDRRPDGDPGVWARHCLSVAQMDADLAALPGGVSTVVGQKGALVSGGQKQRIAIARALAGKPRVLLLDDCTAALDAHNEARFWSRLDEEFGDVICFVVSHRLSTIRLADTVLVLDNGRLVDHGTHDELVARSAVYREFLLAEERKAHLGVEGDVETTS